A DNA window from Maribellus comscasis contains the following coding sequences:
- a CDS encoding 4Fe-4S binding protein, protein MAKVKGAVVVDKEGCKGCGVCVNECPHEVLALHKEVNSRGYHYSYMENPENCIGCSNCGVVCPDTCLTIYRVKV, encoded by the coding sequence ATGGCAAAAGTTAAAGGAGCAGTTGTGGTTGACAAGGAGGGATGTAAAGGATGCGGTGTTTGTGTAAATGAATGTCCGCATGAAGTTTTGGCTTTACATAAAGAAGTGAACAGCCGCGGTTATCATTATTCGTATATGGAAAATCCTGAAAATTGTATAGGTTGTTCCAATTGTGGTGTTGTTTGCCCTGATACCTGTTTAACGATTTACAGGGTGAAGGTATAG